The DNA region CGGTGAAGTCTTTGTGCACAAACACGCCGGCCAGCGTGAGCCCCGTGAGCAGCGTCAGCACCGCCACGGTTTTCGGCAGCCGGCTGCCGCGGATGAACCAGGTGGCTTTGCCGAGGGTCTTCCACAACGGCATCAAGAACAGGCTCTCGTGCTCGAGCGCGTTGGCGATCGCCGTGGTGCCGTGGCTGCGGACCACGGCCACCCGTTGGCGGAAGCCCTCGGGCTCCTGGCTGTCGACCATCTGCTCAACGATGAGCGCGCCGTACACCTTGGGGGGTTTGCGTCGCTGGCCCGGCTCGGGGGGGGCGTCCTCGTCCTCGGCCTCCAGCAGCGGCAGGATGGCCATCCCCTTGGTGTGCGACTCGTCGACGTAGGCGTCGAGCGCCTTCTCTACCTGCGGCGCCAGGTTCGAGGCGTCGCCGGAGTACCACACGTCTTCGCCGGTGCGGGCCACGGCGCGGGCGGCGCGGGTGAGCAGCGTCGCTACGTTCGACCGCTTGTCGAAGGCGTCCTGCCCGCTGATGGCCTCCATCGTCATGCGGGAGCCCTTCTGCACGGCGACCGAGACGCGGTCGCAGCCAATCAGCCGGCGTCCCTCGTTGGCGATGGTGAAGGCGGTCTCTTTGACGTCTAGCTTGCCGTGGGCGGTGCGGGTGAACGACTCGAGCTGCTCCCACAGGCTCTGCTTCTGGGCCAGGTGGCTGAGGCGGCGGGCCCGCAGGTAGTCGCCGGCGAGGTCGCAGGTTTGCAGCAAGAACTTCAGGTAGCCCTGCTGCACGCTGTGGCGGGTGTCGGGCCGCTGGAAGACCTCGACGACGCCCTGGACCCCCTGGTCGTTGTGGACGGGCGCCAGCACCAGCAGGAAGTCGGTGGGGTTGGCCGCGGCGTTCTCGTCGTCGGTGTCGATGCCGCCGGTGGCGCCGGAGTGGGGCGCCACCAGGGCGCCCTCGCCGGTGGTGAGCGTGCGGGTGAGCAGCCGGCCGTGCTGGGCCTGGCCGATGGGGTTTTCCGCCAAACCGGTGCGTCGCAGGTCGATCTGGTAGGCGAGCTGCAGGACGCCGGTGTCGGACAGGGTCCAGACGGCGCCGCCGATCGCGGCCAGCGCGGCGACCACTTTATTGAGGAATTCGTCGTAAAAACGCTCCGGCGCAGCGTCGCTGCGGGCCAGATCGGCGATCTGGCCGACGATGCCGCGGATCTCCGCCTTGGCGCGGCGGACCGCGTCGTCGTCGGGGCGGGGGGCGTCTGTATATTCGGTGGTGCTCACGGTCATTGCAGTTTATCGCAATCTGGCGATCGGGCAGACGCCATTCTGGCGGGATGCGGAACAGTCTGAATTTGACGTTTGTTTGCCTTGCGCAAGGGGCGCTATCTGGACGCTGCCCGCCAAAGCGGCCTATACTTGCCGAGAATATCGTTTGGCCGCATTGGCCGCTCGTTTTTACCCGTCGTGCGGCCAGTCACCCCCCGTGTGGCCGGTCGCCCCGGTGGGCCAGCCTAAAATGTTGTTGGGCCGGCCCACGGTCGGTCCGGTTGGGTTGACTCCCGAACGGCGGCCGACCGGCAGCGTTACTCGTGTTGTCGATTTATCGGACCCACGGCGGGTCGTCGTGTGCCGGGTTTGTCCAGCGGACAACCCTGCCAAGCCGTCCCGTGACTTAATACCCCGCGTCAGAACACCCCCGTCCTAAGACGCTCCGCGAACAAAGAACAAAGCAGTTTGGCCCGTATGGCAAAGGAAAAGGAAGAGGCTCTCGAAGTCGAAGGCGTCGTTACCCAGGCGCTGGCAAACACCCGGTTCCGCGTTGAGATCGACGGCGGGCACCTGGTGCTGGCGCACGTCGCTGGGCGGATGCGGAAGCACTTCATCCGTATTGTTCCAGGCGACCGCGTCCGCGTCGAGCTATCTCCCTACGACCTCACCAAGGGACGAATCACCTACCGCGAGCGGTAGGGCGGGGCCAGTTGGTCAGGCCCAACCGGGCATGCTCAGCCGGGCAGATGAGGCCGGGCAGATGAGGCCCGTCCGTGGCGGCCCCCCCCGATCACTGCGCGACTACGTTACGCAGGAACCTCGCGATTGTTCCGATAATTCCGAGCGCGCGGGCCGAGGACGGCCCGGCTTGCACGAATAGCCTTCCCGCTGACCGTCCGTTCTTGAAACTCTGATTCTAAAACTCCGCTCCGCATCCCGAGGAGATTGACGTGACCTATCTGACCGCTTCCTGGCGCTGCGCCGCGCCGGCTGTGCTGATGCTTTCCGCAGCCGCGTACGCACCGATCGCCGTCGCCCAGCCCGCCGTGCTCGAAGAGCCGGCCGCCGTGGCGGGGGGCAAGATGACCACCGTCGTCGCCGCCGCGGTGTCGAGTTACGACAACCTGATGGGAGACATCAGCTACCTGGCCAAGGTGTCTGGCAACCCCGACAGCGTGCAGATGCTGCAGGGGACCGCGGGCATGTTCACCCAGCCGGTCGACAAGAAGAAGCCGTGGGGCTTCCTGATGCAGACCGACGGCGCCCAGTTTGTGCCGCTGCTGTGCCTGCCGATGAAGGACTTCGACGCCGCGATGCAGATGCTGGCGGCCACCGGCGTTGAGCCGGACGACCTGGGCGACGGCGTCTTCGAGGCGCAGGTGCCCGGGCAGGCGCAGTCGGTGTACATCAAGCAGCAGGGCCCCTGGGCGTTGCTATCGAACCTGCCGGACGCGTTCGGCGGCGCGCCGGCCGACCCCGGGCCGATGTTCACCGAGATGGCCAAGGGCTACAGCATCAGCGTCAAGGCGATGGTGCAGAACATCCCGCCGATGTACCGGCAGGTAGCGATCGGCAGCCTCCGCGAGGGGATCGAGGCCGGCCTGGAGCAAGAGCCCGACGAGAGCGACGAGACCTTCGCCAAGCGGCAGGAGCTCGCCGAGCTGCAGCTCGCCAACATCGAGCGGCTCTTCACTGAGTTCGACACCGCCACCATCGGCTGGGGCGTCGACCAATCCGCCGGCAAGACCTTCCTAGACGTCGTGTACACTGTCGTTCCCGGCAGCAAGCTGGCCGAGCAGGTGGCGGTCTACCAGAACAGCAAGACCGACTTCGCCGGGTTCATCGATCCGGCCGCCGCGATGACGATGGGGCTGGCAGTCGAGAACTCCCCCGAGTTGATGCAGTCCGACATCGAGCAGATGAAGCTGACCCTGGCCACCGTGCGAGAGAAGGCAGAGAACGAGATCGACAACGACCCCTCGCTCCCCAACGACGAAGCCCGCGAGGTGATGAAGTCGGCCCTGGGGGACGTGATGGAGGTGGTCGAGGCGACCGTGTCCGCCGGCAAGATGGACGCCGGCGCCAAGGTGATGCTGTCCGACGCCAGCGCTACGATCACCGCCGGGGGCCACGTGGTGAACCCGGAGAAGATCGAGACCGCGCTGCGGAAGCTGGTGAAGCTCTCCGAAGGCAAGCCCGACTTCCCCGGCGTGAAGTGGAACGCCGCGACCCACGCCGGCGTTTCGTTCCACACCATGTCGCTGCCGATCCCGGCGGACGCCGCGCCGGCCCGCAAGCTGTTCGGTGAGACCGTGAGCGTCGCGCTAGGCATCGGCGAGTCGGAGCTCTACCTGGCCGCTGGAAGCGACTACATGGACGCCATGAAGAGCGCCATCGACGCCTCGAAGGCCTCGCCCGGCAAGAAGAGCGATCCGCTGATGATGGTCATGTCGCTCAAGCCGTTCATCGCCACGGCCCAGGCGGTAGCGCCCCCCAACCCGGAGGCCGCCGCGGTGCTCGACATGCTGTCCGACGCGCTCGAAGACGCTGAGGGCTCCGACCGTATCCTGATGACCCAGCAGTACATCACCGACGGCATCAAGATGCGGTTCGAGATGGAAGAAGGGGTCCTCAAGGCGATCGGCGCCGCGGCCACGTTGGGCGTACAGCAGCGGGCCCAAGGGGGATTTTAGGTTGTAGGAGTGCGGAGATGACGAAGATAGAAGAATTGGAAGCTCGCATCCTCCGCCTCGAGGAGGCTGTGGGCGTGTTCAAGAAATCCGACAAGAGCGACTGGCTGGAAAAAACTGCCGGAATCTTTGCCGACGATCCTGCGTTCGAAGAGATCGCGCGGCTGGGCCGGGAGTATCGCAAGAACTACGACGAACAGCCCGAACGCGACGATAAGTCGGAGCGTCAGTAGCGCCGTGTACTTACTGGACACAGATCACGCTGCCTTCTACTTCGGATCACTTTCTGCAGAGCGCACTAGTCTCACTCGGAGACTGGCTGAGGTCGCGGGCGAAGACGTGTTTTTGCCCATTGTCAGCTTCCACGAGCAGTTCGCGGGTTGGCAGTCGTATCTCCGCCAGCGTCGCCCGGCACCCCACCTTGTGTACGCCTACAGCCGGCTCGAGGCCCTGGTAGACGCATTCAAGTTGATGCACATTGCGTCCTTCGATCAAGCGGCGTCCGAAGAGTTTGAGTCGCTACGAGCGGATGGGGTGCGCATCGGGACCTTCGATCTGCGGATCGCGTCCATCGCCCTGACCCGCAACTTCACGCTGCTCACCCGCAACGCCGTCGACTTTGACAAGGTCCCCGGCCTCCGGCACGAAGACTGGACCGCCCCGATAAGGCCCAAATAGCTTAACTAATGCCCAGCCCGCTCGTTCAAACCCAAATCGCCGGCCACTCCATCCCGGAGCTGGCGGCCCAGTACAGCACGCCGCTGTACGTCTACGACGCCCAGACGATCGTCCAGCGGATCGCGGAGCTGAAGCGGTTCGACGTGATCCGCTTCGCCCAGAAGGCCTGCTCGAACATCGCGGTTCTCGACCTGATGCGCCGCCACGGCGTGCTGGTCGACGCGGTCAGCTCCGGTGAAGTCGCCCGCGCAGTCGCGGCCGGCTTTAAGCTGGGTCCGGGCGAGCCGGCCCAAGTGGTGTATACGGCCGATATTTTCGACCGCGAGTCGCTCGACTTGGTGATCAACCAAGGGGTGCCGGTCAACTGCGGCTCGCCCGACATGCTCGACCAGTACGGCGCCCGTTCGGCCGAACTGGGCAAGGCGCCGCTGGGGGTGACGCTCCGCGTGAACCCCGGCTTCGGCCACGGCCACAGCCAAAAGACCAACACCGGCGGCGAGCAGAGCAAGCACGGCATCTGGCACACCGACATCGCGGATTGCAAGCAGCGCGCCGGCCGGCACGGCCTGTCGATCACCGGCCTGCACATGCACATCGGCTCCGGGACCGACCTAGAGCACCTGGGCCAGGTGTGCGGGGCTTTAGAAAAAACGGCGCTGGAGATCGGCCCGTCGATCCACTCCATCAGCGCCGGCGGGGGCATCAGCACGCCCTACCGCGAGGGGGACGTCCGCGCCGACCTGTCGGGCTACTTCGAGCTGTGGGACGCCGCACGCCGCCGGCTCGCCGAGGCTTTCGGCCACGCAGTGAGCCTGGAGATCGAGCCGGGCCGCTACCTCGCCGCGGAGTCGGGCTGGCTGATCTCCGAGGTCCGGGCCGTGAAGCAGCAGGGAAACAACCTCTTTTACTTGGTCGACGCCGGCTTCAACAACCTGGCCCGCCCCATCCTGTACGGCGCGTACCACCCGATGACCATCTGTCCGGGAGAGGGGGGCGAGGCGAGCGGCGAGGGGCGAGCATCCACGGGCGAGCCGTCGGCGCCCCGTCTCAGCAACCACACCGACGGAGCAACCCACGGCCACCCCACCCAAAAAGTAGTCGTCGGCGGCCCCCTGTGCGAATCGGGCGACATCTTCACGCAGGACGAAGGGGGCTTCGTCAACCAGCGCGAACTGCCCGAGGCCCGCGTCGGCGACTTCTTGGTGATCGGCTGCGCCGGCGCCTACGGCGCGGTGATGGGGAGCAACTACAACTCCAAGCCGCTGGCCGCCGAGGTGCTGATCGAGGAGGGCAAGGCCCACCTGGTCCGCGAGCGGCAGACAAGCGACGACCTGCTGCGTGGCGAAAAGCTGGTTTCATATTAGCTTTGCGCGGACCGGTCTGCTAAACTGCGGCCCGGGAACGCATCCAGCGTCCGCACGCCCAGGCGTGAGCGGCACGGCAGCGCCCCCAAGGTCCGGTCCGCTACTCGTCACGGTCTTTTCGCAATGCTACGCGCCACGCTGCTTCTGCTCACGCTCGCCACGGTCTTGCCGGCCCTCGCCGACAAACCGAAAGTCTGGATCTACACCGACACCAGCGACAAGACGATCCCGGGCGGCAACAGCGAGGGGACGCTGAACGACCCCGACGACATCTCCGCGATGGCCGGCTACCTGCTGATGGCGAGCGAGTTCGATACGCTCGGGATCGTGGTCGCCAGTACGCACCGTGGCGAGCATCGGGGCACCCCCGATCAGTCCGAGTGGGCGGAGCGCTACTTCGGCGGGGCCTACCGCCACGATCTTCCCGCGCTCAACCGCGAGATCGGCGGCTACCCAGAGAACATCCGCTTCCAGGAGTCGTGCATTAAGCCGACCGCCGAGCGTTTTGATCCGAAGAAAGACTACCGCTCGCTTAAAGATTACGACACCGTCCAGGCGCTGCTCGACGCCGTCGAGGGCCAGAGCGATGCGGTGAACGTGCTGTGCTGGGGTTCGCTCACCGAGCCCGCGATCGCCGTGAGCCATTGCTTGGCGACCGACCGACGCGACCTGCTCGGTAAGATGCGGTTCATCGCCCACTGGACCGACTCGCCCCACCACCAGGGGTCTCCCGAAAAGCCCGAGGACGTGGCCAACTGCCGCGAGGACGCCGCGGCCTGCCGGTACATGAAGCAGCGGGCCAAGGCGGGCGACATCGTTTACCACGAATGCGGCGCCATCGGCCAGCACGGCATCGTCAGCGGCAGCCCGAAGGGTCGCGAGTACTTCGACCGGTTCCGCACCAGCCGGCTAGGAACCGTGTTTGTGGAGGGAAAATACGTGCATAACTGCGTCGATCACTCCGACGCCGCTACCTACTGGACCCTGCTGGGAGGCTGGGGCGTGAACCTGAACGACATCCGCCCCGACGGCTCGAACCCACCCGAGGTCGAGCTGGCTAACGAAGCGAAGTTCGAGGGGTCGTCCAGGCGCATCCACGACGAGCTGCTGCGGCGCTCTCGGGCCGCGTCCGCAGATTGACAGCGCGCGCCGCGCCGCTAGTCTGGGGTTTCAGGACCCCCAGGCCCACAAACAGGCTCGCCAGATGGCCAAAGCACGGAAGCAACCCACCTCTCCTCCGCAACCTAGTGGCGTTGCGCCCAACTGCATCCATCAGGGAGACTGCCTCGAGCTGCTCGCCCGGCTGGAAGACGAGTCGGTCGACCTGGCGTTCGCCGACCCGCCGTTCAACATCGGCTTCAAGTACGACGCCTACCACGACCGGCACGAGGACGAGGCGTACATCGATTGGTGCGCCGACTGGATCGGGCAGCTCCACCGCGTACTGAGGCCCACCGGCTCGTTTTGGTTGGCGATCGGCGACGAGTTCGCGGCGGACCTGCGTGTGGCCGCGCACCGCAAGGTGGGGTTCGAGCCGCGCAACTGGGTGGTTTGGTACTACACCTTCGGGCAGAACTGCAAACGCAAGTTCAACCGCAGCCACGTCCACCTGTTCCATTTCGTCAAAGATCAAGAGAACCACACGTTCAACGCCCTCGACCCCCAGGTGCGTGTCCCCAGCGCCCGCGCGCTGGTGTACGGCGACAGCCGCGCCAACCCCATCGGGCGGCTGCCGGACGACACCTGGATCCTGCGTCCGCAAGACCTGCGCGACACGGAGGGCGCCCTGCAGCCCATGGACGACACGTGGTGCTTCTCGCGCGTCGCCGGCACGTTCAAGGAACGCCAGGGCTGGCACGGCTGCCAGATGCCCGAGCAGTTGATGGCCCGCATCATCCGCTGCTCTTCGAACGAGGGCGACCTGGTGCTCGACCCCTTCAGCGGCAGCGGCGCCACCGCCGCGGTGGCCAAGAAGCTGGGCCGGCAATGGATGGGCTTCGAGCTCTCCGAGCAGTACGCCACGCACGCCGCCAAGCGGCTCGCAGCCATCAACCCGGGCGACCCGCTGAGCGGCCCCGAGGACCCGATCCTCAGCTCACCGAGCACGGCGGGGGGGATCAAGCTGAAGGACCGGGAGGCGCGGAAGAAGAAGCGGGCGAAGAAGCCCGTGGAGGAAAGGGCATTGCCGTTCGGGGAGTGAGGATAGTTGGCGTCCCTCGCTCGGATAGTGCTAGAATAGAGTGACTTCATTGCCCCCCATGGCTCCTACGGATGTCCCAGACGATTCAGTTCGAGGTTGAGATGCCGGAGCACCTCGCAGGGCTAAAGCTGCCTGCCGCCGTTCATAGGCGCCTCCAATTCCTGTTGGACGCTCAGGATTCTGGGCGGGGTCTCAGCGAAGATCAGCGCGGGGAAGCAGAAGGGCTGGTCGAGCTTTCGGAGTTGTTGTCTTTGCTAAAGCTGCGAGCGCAACGGATCGCCGGTGAAAGCTGATGGCGCACGTACCGGCCGCACTTCGTCGAGCGACAATCGAACGCGCCGCGAATCGCTGAGAGTATTGCCAGCTATCTCAGTTGGGGCAGGAGGCCACTTTCCACATTGATCACGTGTGTCCGGTTTCCGCGGGAGGAGCGACCGACGCGGGCAATCTGGCGCTTGCTTGCGTTTCCTGTTCGCTACGAAAGGGCGCCCGAGAGGTGGTTGAGGACCCTGTTGCCAACAGCTCCGTTCAGCTCTTCAATCCCCGCCAGCAACAATGGCAGGATCACTTTGAATGGGTCGGCACGACGGTGCTGGGTCGAACCCCTACCGGTCGAGCCACGATCCAAGCGCTCCAGCTCAATCGGCCGATTGCATTGGCGATCCGCGGGGAAGAGGCCGCGATCGGACGCTTCCCCTAGCGCATCGCGATCCTCCGGTTCTCCTTCCGCACCAACTGCCCGCACGCCGCCTCGATGTCGGCGCCCAGCGAGTAGCGGACCGTTGTCGGCACGCCGGCTGCTTTGAGCACGTTGGCGAACGCCTCGATCGTCGGCCGGTCGCTGCCGGCCAGGTGCGGCGCGTCGGCCACCGGGTTGTAGGGGATCAGGTTCACGTGCACGCGCAGACCCGCACACCAAGCGAGCAATGCCGCAGCGTCTTCTTGCCCGTCGTTCACGCCGGCCAGCATCACGTACTCCAGCATCACCGGGCAGCGCTGCCGGCGGTTGAGCTGGGCGACCGTCAGCCGCAGCTCGGCCACCGTGTGTTTGCGAGACAGCGGGACGATCTCTTCACGCGTCCCCTGCACCGCGCTGTGCAGGCTCAGCGCCTGATGCACCGTCGGGAACGCCTCGGCCAGCCGCTGCATCGCCGCCGGGACGCCGACGCTGCTCACCAGGATGCGGCTCGGCGGGTGGTGGAAGGTGGCGGCCTCGGTCAGCGCGGTCAGCGCCCCGTGCAGCGCGGCCTCGTTATGCAGTGGCTCGCCCATCCCCATGAACACCACGTTGCGGACGCGGCGGTCTTCGCTGCGCAGCAGCTGGTTGGCCTGCACCAGTTGGTCAACGATGTCGGCGGCCGTCAGGTCGCGGGCGATCCCCATCCGCCCGGTGGCGCAGAAGTCGCAC from Pirellulimonas nuda includes:
- a CDS encoding HlyD family efflux transporter periplasmic adaptor subunit → MSTTEYTDAPRPDDDAVRRAKAEIRGIVGQIADLARSDAAPERFYDEFLNKVVAALAAIGGAVWTLSDTGVLQLAYQIDLRRTGLAENPIGQAQHGRLLTRTLTTGEGALVAPHSGATGGIDTDDENAAANPTDFLLVLAPVHNDQGVQGVVEVFQRPDTRHSVQQGYLKFLLQTCDLAGDYLRARRLSHLAQKQSLWEQLESFTRTAHGKLDVKETAFTIANEGRRLIGCDRVSVAVQKGSRMTMEAISGQDAFDKRSNVATLLTRAARAVARTGEDVWYSGDASNLAPQVEKALDAYVDESHTKGMAILPLLEAEDEDAPPEPGQRRKPPKVYGALIVEQMVDSQEPEGFRQRVAVVRSHGTTAIANALEHESLFLMPLWKTLGKATWFIRGSRLPKTVAVLTLLTGLTLAGVFVHKDFTVQADGEFLPDLSRKVFAQVGGVVTDVKVHDDDVVTAGQTVAVLRNIELANELTGVLGEISTAEAQIESLNFELSDRAGLDRADIDERQSRISQIQRQLSSLEQRRNLLREKQTMLTITSPIAGRVITYKVEDVLAGRPVNTGDELMEIADPTGPWRVEVNMPDKRMGHIRSAWQAAGEKGPDEGSPGGPSGGLEVTFHARSHPEETFTGRVIEIGQTAEPRGEEGNTVRLVIDFDKQALFSKVGEPKVGEGVRAKVHCGQQSILYCYFHDLIYFVQSNILFWF
- the infA gene encoding translation initiation factor IF-1 — encoded protein: MAKEKEEALEVEGVVTQALANTRFRVEIDGGHLVLAHVAGRMRKHFIRIVPGDRVRVELSPYDLTKGRITYRER
- a CDS encoding type II toxin-antitoxin system VapC family toxin, producing MFLPIVSFHEQFAGWQSYLRQRRPAPHLVYAYSRLEALVDAFKLMHIASFDQAASEEFESLRADGVRIGTFDLRIASIALTRNFTLLTRNAVDFDKVPGLRHEDWTAPIRPK
- a CDS encoding diaminopimelate decarboxylase family protein, whose protein sequence is MPSPLVQTQIAGHSIPELAAQYSTPLYVYDAQTIVQRIAELKRFDVIRFAQKACSNIAVLDLMRRHGVLVDAVSSGEVARAVAAGFKLGPGEPAQVVYTADIFDRESLDLVINQGVPVNCGSPDMLDQYGARSAELGKAPLGVTLRVNPGFGHGHSQKTNTGGEQSKHGIWHTDIADCKQRAGRHGLSITGLHMHIGSGTDLEHLGQVCGALEKTALEIGPSIHSISAGGGISTPYREGDVRADLSGYFELWDAARRRLAEAFGHAVSLEIEPGRYLAAESGWLISEVRAVKQQGNNLFYLVDAGFNNLARPILYGAYHPMTICPGEGGEASGEGRASTGEPSAPRLSNHTDGATHGHPTQKVVVGGPLCESGDIFTQDEGGFVNQRELPEARVGDFLVIGCAGAYGAVMGSNYNSKPLAAEVLIEEGKAHLVRERQTSDDLLRGEKLVSY
- a CDS encoding nucleoside hydrolase-like domain-containing protein codes for the protein MLRATLLLLTLATVLPALADKPKVWIYTDTSDKTIPGGNSEGTLNDPDDISAMAGYLLMASEFDTLGIVVASTHRGEHRGTPDQSEWAERYFGGAYRHDLPALNREIGGYPENIRFQESCIKPTAERFDPKKDYRSLKDYDTVQALLDAVEGQSDAVNVLCWGSLTEPAIAVSHCLATDRRDLLGKMRFIAHWTDSPHHQGSPEKPEDVANCREDAAACRYMKQRAKAGDIVYHECGAIGQHGIVSGSPKGREYFDRFRTSRLGTVFVEGKYVHNCVDHSDAATYWTLLGGWGVNLNDIRPDGSNPPEVELANEAKFEGSSRRIHDELLRRSRAASAD
- a CDS encoding DNA-methyltransferase — encoded protein: MAKARKQPTSPPQPSGVAPNCIHQGDCLELLARLEDESVDLAFADPPFNIGFKYDAYHDRHEDEAYIDWCADWIGQLHRVLRPTGSFWLAIGDEFAADLRVAAHRKVGFEPRNWVVWYYTFGQNCKRKFNRSHVHLFHFVKDQENHTFNALDPQVRVPSARALVYGDSRANPIGRLPDDTWILRPQDLRDTEGALQPMDDTWCFSRVAGTFKERQGWHGCQMPEQLMARIIRCSSNEGDLVLDPFSGSGATAAVAKKLGRQWMGFELSEQYATHAAKRLAAINPGDPLSGPEDPILSSPSTAGGIKLKDREARKKKRAKKPVEERALPFGE
- the rlmN gene encoding 23S rRNA (adenine(2503)-C(2))-methyltransferase RlmN, with translation MKSVLSVVEKSPIHDAAAVDRVRADLKINPDEVRRLRTRFFKHGRDDLAALEAISADRREAFAQRVGLHSLSLDQRIDSSLDGATKLLFRTAGGFLIESVVLRPATGRTALCVSSQVGCAAACDFCATGRMGIARDLTAADIVDQLVQANQLLRSEDRRVRNVVFMGMGEPLHNEAALHGALTALTEAATFHHPPSRILVSSVGVPAAMQRLAEAFPTVHQALSLHSAVQGTREEIVPLSRKHTVAELRLTVAQLNRRQRCPVMLEYVMLAGVNDGQEDAAALLAWCAGLRVHVNLIPYNPVADAPHLAGSDRPTIEAFANVLKAAGVPTTVRYSLGADIEAACGQLVRKENRRIAMR